Below is a genomic region from Citrobacter telavivensis.
GAATCAGCACCACAGCAGGAGGAGTGAGGTGAGTACTTATCTTTTTTTCGGTTTCCTTGTTGTTTGCACTCTGTTTTGTATGGTGATGCTGTGGCGGGTGGTCAAGGTGGCAGAGTGGCGACTCAAGGCCTTCGAAATGAGTGCTGATGATTATCGGGCACTACCTGAATTTAATAAGATGTTGTGGATGATTTGGATATGGAGGCTAGAACGCTTCCCGAGATGTAATAAGCGGGCATGGCGGGAGGCGAAGTGATGGATCAACTACTGCAATACGCCACCAACCGGATCATTGAACTGGAAAATCTGCTGCTGGTGGATGTTCCTGAAACCGTCTGGCCAGCGGAAGTGAAAATGGTTTTTTCTCAGGTCGAGAATGCCAGTGATCTCCCTTCTCACCACCAGCGACGCCTGCAGCATCACATAAACAGGATGTGGCTGGAGAAAATGCCGGTACCGTCAATTGTTACAGCTGCCCGTTCGCTGGCAAGCGCGATGGAGAATTACGCGTGAGAGAAATCATTGTTGATAATTTTGCTGGTGGTGGTGGCGCGTCAACCGGTATTGAAATGGCGATTGGTCGAAGCGTTGATATTGCGATTAATCACGATGAGAACGCCGTGGCGATGCATACGACAAACCATCCTGATACGTTGCACTACTGTGAATCCGTATACGATGTCAGTCCAAAAGTTGCGACTGCTGGTCGCCCGGTTGCGCTCGCGTGGTTTTCCCCGGATTGCCGCCACTTTTCCAAGGCCAAGGGCGCGAAGCCTGTTGAAAAAGCGATACGCGGTCTGGCCTGGGTGACACTGCGCTGGGGGCTTGATGTTAAGCCTCGTGTTATGAAGCTGGAGAACGTCGAAGAGTTTAAAACATGGGGGCCGCTTCTTGCTGGTGAAATGCGCCCGGATCCTGAACGTGTTGGCGAAACCTTCCGGGCTTTCGTCGCTATGCTGACGACGGGGATTTCTCCCGATCATCCTGCGCTGGTGGAGTGCTGTGAATTCCTGGGTATTCCTCTCGACAGCGAGGACGCCGCCAGGCTGGTAAAAGGTCTGGGTTATGTTGTTGAGTATCGCGAACTGCGCGCCTGTGACTACGGTGCGCCGACGATCAGAAAACGCTTCTTCATGGTTATACGCTGTGACGGGAAACCGATAGTGTGGCCGGAGCCAACACATGGGGATCCGAAATCACCGGCGGTTCAGGCTGGCAAGCTGATGCCGTGGCGCACCGCTGCGGAGTGTATCGACTGGACTATTCCTGCTCCGTCGATCTTCGACCGCAAAAAGCCACTGGCAGTGAATACGCTCAAGCGCATCGCGCGCGGCATTCAGCGTTTCGTAATCGACAGCGCGTCGCCGTTTATCGTGAAGTGCAACCATACCAGCACCAAAACGCATTACGACTGCTTCCGGGGCCAGTCGCTGGAAGAACCGCTGCAGACCATCACCAAAACGCATGGTTACGCGGTTGCCGTTCCGCACCTGACGAAGTTCCGAACAGGCGCGACAGGGCAGGATGTCACACAACCAGTCCCGACAATCACCGCCGGCACATCGCGGCGCCCGGGTGGGAATGGTCATGCCCTCGGCATCGTTGAGGCCGCGCTTACACCGTTCCTGGCTGGTAACGGTGGCAGTGAGTACCAGGCAAAACCGCGTCCGCTTGATAAACCCGCCCATACCATCCTGAAGCAATCTCGCGCCTGTCTGGTTGCGCCGGTTATCGCCCGCCAGTTTGGGGCCAGCATCGGTCACCGGGCAGACGAGCCGAGCGCGACGATTACGGCAGGCGGCGGCGGTCATTCACAACTGGTGACGCCAACGTTGATCCAGATGGGTTATGGCGAAAGACCGGGGCAGGACCCGCGCGTGTTGCAGCTTGAAAAGCCGCTGGGGACAGTAACCGCTGGTGGTAACAAGTTCGCCGTGGCCAGCGCATTTCTGGCGAAGCACTACGGCGGCAACTATACGGGGCCGGGCGTCGGGCTGGATGAACCAGTCCACTCGGTGACGACGGTCGATCATCATGCTGTTGTGGCTTCTCACCTGGTAAAACTGCGCGGCACCTGTCGCGATGGTCAGCCCACGAGTGAACCAATGCCGACAGTTACGGCTGGTGGTCTGCATGTCGGGGAAGTCAAAACCACACTGGCTGTCGAAGACTACGACGAACAGCGCGCACAGCAAACGCTGGCGTTCCTGCGTGAATACTGCGGAGAGGAATGCACCGGGATGGTCGACATCGACGGGATAACGTACCGCATCGTCGATATCGGTATGCGCATGCTTCAGCCGCACGAGCTCTATCGTGCACAGGGTTTCCCTGACTGGTACATCATCGATCAGGATTATCGCGGCAAGCGCTACGCCAAAGATAAACAAGTGGCCCGCTGCGGCAACGCAGTCCCGCCACCGTTCGCTGAAGCGCTGGTGCGCGCCAATCTGCCAGAGTTGTGCCAGAAGAAAGAAATTGCAGCCTAAAAACACTCTTTAATTCAACCCACTACGGTGGGTTTTGTAATTTTCTACTGACAGTGACTTAACAATTTGTGCTCTTAAGACGTTGATCATTTCCTCTCATAGGTATACTGTATAAAAATACAGTATATGCAATGGGGGCTATTATGAAAGTTGAATTAACCATTGATCGCACTAAAGAACTTCCAAAGGGAGCGCTGCCTGCACTTGAGAAAGAACTGCTTAAGCGCCTTAATTATCAGTATGAGGATTGCAGTCTGATAATTCGTCGGGCTGGTTCTGATGGTTTGAGCGTTTTCGGGGCTGATAAGGACGACAAAAAGAAAATTGAGAAGATCCTCCAGGAAACCTGGGAAAGTGCTGACGACTGGTTTTACTGACATTGCGCTTGGGGCTGGCGCGCATTTATCCGAATACCGCATTGTGTATACCTTTGATGCTGCTGCCGACATTTTTAATCGCGTCTGTATGTCGCTCAGGGGGATTACGTGGCGGATATAGCTCAATCAGATCTTGCTGATAATTTTCGGGTGACCATAACTGATGGGAAAGGGCGGGAGGTTCTGTCTTTCGGGATCAGAACGGATGAACGGTTTATAATTTCAAACAGGGATGGGACAGTGACTACCAGAAAACTATCCAGGGATGATCTTTACTGGTCAAAAGAAACCATCATGGAAGTTGTCAGGGAAATGACACCCGGAAATTGACTTAATGCTGCATACGCAATCATAATTCACTCACTGGCCTGAACAACCAGTAGCCTGACAATCATGCGCCACGGGGAATACCATGGCGCACGAACTACAACTCATCAAGCAGTCCTCAGGAATCCTGATCCCCGCGACGCCGGAGACCAGCGATATTTTGCAATCAAAAATCAAGCTCGGCGCTGTGCTGGTGGCTGAATTTCGCCAGGTGAGGAATCCTGCATTCCATCGCCGTTTCTTTGCGCTCCTTAATCTCGGGTTTGAATACTGGGAACCAACCGGCGGCGCTATTTCTTCGAATGAACGCAAACTCGTTAATGGTTATGCCAGATTCCTTGCCTCTTACGGCGGCAATGAAAGCGCTCTGCTGGATGCTGCTGAGCAGTATCTGGAGCAGATCGCCAGTCGGCGTATCACGAACGGCATAAGTCTATGCAAATCCTTCGACGCTTACCGCGCATGGGTGACCGTCGAAGCCGGGCACTATGATGCAATCCAGTTACCAGATGGAACTCTCCGCAAACATCCCCGAAGTATCGCCTTCGCGAACATGGACGAAACAGAATTCCAGGACCTGTATAAATCTGCTCTGGATGTGCTCTGGCGCTGGATCTTGTCCCGTACTTTCAACAGCAGGGAAGAGGCCGAAAATGCTGCGGCCCAGCTTATGAGCTTTGCGGGGTGAACATGGCTAAGTTACCTCGACGCAAATGCTCAGTATGTAAAAAATGGTTCCATCCAACACGCGACGGCCAGTTTGTCTGCTCGTTTGAGTGCGCCTGCCGCTACGGAAAAGTAGCGAATGATACTGCGAAGGCAGAAGCTCAGCGGGAAAAGAAGAAAGTCGAGAAGGTTGAGCGTAAGCGCCAGGCCGAACGCCGGCAGGCGGTTAAGCCTCTGAGCTATTTCATCCGACAGGCTCAGCAGGCGTTTAACGAATTCATCCGGTACCGGGATCGTAACCTGCCGTGCATCAGCTGCGGTCGCCATCACGACGGCCAGTATCATGCCGGTCATTTCCGAACGACCGGCGCTAACCCGGAACTGCGATTCAACGAAGACAACTGTCATCGCCAGTGCGCTCCCTGTAACAACCATCTATCCGGAAACCTTATTGCATACCGCCCGGCGCTGATTTCCAAAATCGGACAGGCTCGCTTTGACGCTTTGATGGGGCCGCACGAATTACCGAAATGGAAACGCGACGACTACATCCGGATCCGCGATGAGTACCGCGCCAAACTGAAAGAACTGAAACAGGAGATGACAGCATGAATCGTACCGATATTGAAAATTACCAGAAAACCTCGGTACTGCGTGCCGATCCTGAATGCTATTGGATGAAACTGGCTTCCATACCTCGCCGTTCATACCTTGGGAAATACCGTCGTATCACTCCTGCACAAAGCCGTTGGGTGCGCTCGTTGCTTGGACTTTGGGGAAGAGAGTTTGGCGGTAGTGATACGGCATATCTTTCTGGCGGTGGCAGTATGTGGGCAATGATTCTTACTGGCTGGACTGGCGAGCAACAGGAGAGAATTACCAGTGTACTGGCTGGACTGCGAAAGATGGGCTATTCCGGTGACCAGCTTATCACCCAAGCAAAAGCCATCATCTGGCCCAAAAAGTCACTGTCTGACCTGATGGGCAAAGCCAGTGATGAGGAAGAGGCTGAGTTCATGGAGCGGATGATCCTCAAATCCTTCGCTAAAAACAGCATTGTCTACGAGATCGGAAAGGATTATTACACCTGGCGCAAGACCATTAACGATATGGCTCGTTGGATGCAGTACCATCACGCACCTTTTCTGACTGAAAAGCAATGTATTGACCGTGTGCGTTGGTGTATTGAACTGTTCAATTCTGCTGTCTTCTTCACGTTAAAAGATGAATTAGGCTTCGAAAATGCAAAAACTTGCGAAAAAGACTTGAAAACAAGTTTTGAAGATGCATAATTCATATATGCTCGGACGTCGAAGGCGAAAGAGCGAGGAGATATAAAATCACCGACAGAATTTAAGCCCGAGGTCAATGCCTTGGGCTTTTAGTTTTGATAAACGGGAACTTTGAACTTGTGTAACGACCCGTTGTCATAAAATGTGCTCTCTTTTAACCGTAAATTGTTGGTTGTGTTATCTGTTTGTAAGCTAAATGTAAGTGTTGGTGGCTTCACGCCAGCAAAGCTGCCCATACTTTTGAAGAAACAGCACATTTTGCGTGCATTTGGTGGCAATTTCTGTTGATAACTTGAGTTATCTCCGTATAATGCCGCGCCATCGGAAACAAAACCGATCCCAATTTGATAAAAAAAGTAGTGTTTTTCCTCTTGTATCGATCAATGTCTTTAGGTAGGTTGGATGTTGTAGGACACATAGAGCCCTACTAAGGAAATTTAATTTGAATAAATTACAGCCTGCAGTCGTTTACACAATGACGTTTTTTATCATCCCTGCATGGGGTTTTTGGCTGTTTTCGCTCATTAAATAACCAAACAAACCATCATTTCATTTTTTCCGAAGATCTTCATAACCTTATGTAGTTAAAATACCCATGGTTCTAACGTCGCGGCCGCGCGTTGGGTGTTTTTTCTATTCATAAGGAATTTCTTATAGAAGCCTCTGATAATTCTGCTTCCGGTGTGAAGGTCTGGATTCTTACCGCTATGGTCGTTCTTCTCATGGCCATTGTTTCATTCTTGACGGTTCGTTTGATTAACACCGTCGATGAGACTGAGGCGGCCGTTCAGGCCTCAAAAGAAGTACAGGCGTCCCAAGGTGAAGTAATAAAAGGTCTTCAGCGCGACCGAGACAACACCGATAAGGAAATCGAAAGGTTGCGAAACCAAGTAGATCGTCTGAAAGATGATAACGCTGCATTAAAGGCGAAGGTGGGTATACCTCTAACGCTGAACAGTGAGCCACCTTCGGGTGGCTTTTTCATTTCTAAGGGCTGCGCATTTGCGTGGCCTTTTTCATTTCAGGCTCATGGGTATCACTCACTGCGTGCTTTGTTGATAAATTCAGCCCGTGAAGCCTGACCCTTTCAAACACAGCACCCGCTAACTATGCGAGGTGAGGCTATGAAAATGAATGACAAAAACCCTGAATTCTGGGCTGCGGTTTTGACCGGACTCAAAAATGCGTGGCCCCAGATTCTGGGGGCGTCAATGGCCGGACTCATTGCCTACGGTCGACTGATATACGACGGTGCCACCCGTAAGAATAAATGGCTCGAGGGCGTCCTTTGTGGCGCTCTTTCTTTATGTATCACCAGTGCACTTGATGTTGTCGGGCTTCCGGTATCGATATCACCCTTTGTTGGTGGCGTGATTGGATTCGTCGGGGTGGACAAGTTGCGCGAGATCGCTATCAGCGCACTTAAAAAAAAGGCAGGAGTGAACGATGACAACCAGTAATGTTTCCCGCGGTATCCGCAACAACAATCCCGGCAATATCCGCTGGGGTGACGAATGGCAGGGTCTGGTACCCAAAGCACAGCGTACAGATAAATCATTTTGCCAGTTCACCACGTCTGAGTATGGTGTCCGGGCGATGATCATCATCCTGCGCAATTACCAGCGTAAGCACGGGCTGAACACGGTAAGCGGCATTATTAAACGCTGGGCACCGCCGAATGAGAACAACACACAGTCGTATATCAATAGCGTGGCTCAGGCGACGGGCGTTTCCCCCGACCAGCGCATCGATACCAGCGACAGTCGTTTCATGATGAAGTTGTTGCAGGCCATCATTAAGCACGAGAACGGCAGTCAGCCTTACGGCTTCGATACGTTTGTTCGCGCAGTCGAACTGGCGTCCAGTAAATAAAGAGATGGACCGCGTGAGAATTGCCTGCTATTCTTCTGGTACTTTAGCTTTGAGGTATTCAGGGATGCTTAGAAAAACGACGATTAATATACATACTGATGATGTGAATCTCTACCAAGGGGACTGCCTCAGTATGTTGTCAATGATGGAAGACTCATCAGTCGACCTGATTGTTACATCGCCGCCGTATGCAGACCAGAGAAAGGGAACCTATGGTGGCATTTCTCCTGACCAGTATGTTGATTGGTTTTCACCTATAGCTGAGCAACTGCTACGGGTTCTTAAGCCCTCAGGATCCTTTGTTCTTAACATTAAAGAAAAAGCCGTGAATGGCGAAAGACATACATATGTTTTAGAACTTATTCTTAAAATGCGAGAGCTTGGCTGGTTGTGGACAGAAGAATACATCTGGCACAAAAAGAATTCATTCCCTGGAAAGTGGCCAAACCGGTTCAGAGATTCATGGGAACGCTGTCTTCATTTCACCAAAAGTAAAAAATTCTCGATGTATCAGGAAGCTGTAATGGTGCCTATGGGAGACTGGAAAAATGAACGACTAAAAAAACTGAGCGCCAGAGATGTAACCCGCGATGAATCTCGTGTTGGAAGCGGCTTCGGTAAAAACATATCTAACTGGAAAGGTAGAGATATGGCTTATCCAACAAACGTGCTCCATATGGCCACCGAATGTGGTAATAAAAGCCATAGCGCGGCATTCCCTGAGTCTCTTCCCGAGTGGTTTATCCGTTTATTCACTGCTGAAGGGGATGTTGTTTTGGATCCGTTTGCAGGTTCTGGGACAACTCTTCTGGTGGCGGAGCGTCTTGCAAGAAAGACAGTGGGTTTTGAATTGCTGGAAGAACACTGCCTTGTTGCAAAAGAGAGACTAGGCCTGAAGAGAAAAAGATTAGGCGGAGTAATAAGTTATAGCAAAAAGGCTGAATAGGCTTCTGGTTTGTGGTAGTTTCCTTCTTGGTTAACCAAAGAAGGAAAAAATAATGTCAGGAACATGCATCATTGACGGATGTGGTAGACATGCAGATAAAATTATCGGTGTTCGTCTGAGACGTGAGCTGGATAATTTATCTGCAATTTGGGCCCACAATACCAATGCTTATTTGTGCGACGAGCATGCAGCGATGGGATTTGATGTTGAAGTAACCTTCACGCCAAGGGACGACAAGACAATCCGAACATCCGTTAGTGATGGTCGCGGTAGTCCTGTTGTTCGCTTGAGGGAAATCACAAAGCCTGTAAACCCAGGTGGAGTGGAAGACTAAAATGGTATCTTAGTAATGCTAACCGCCCTTGTGGCGGTTTTTTTACGTCCATATAAAGCGCGGACTGATAGTTATGATGCTTACATTGACGGGAAAATACTGGAAGCCACTGGCGGTGATGACCATGGTTATCGTTGTCGCCGTGTTGTGTATCCTGCTGGCAAATAGCCGTTCTGATGTCGCTCTACTTCAGAGTGATAACGATGTGCTTCGCAATGACAACTCGCTGCAGGGACAGGTTATTGCCACTCAGGCACTCAACTTCAACCGCTTCAATCAGGTGGCTGAGAATTCCAGTCGCCTTAATTCGTTGATCGATGCAGGTACCGAAAAAACTGTCATCGAATACCGGGAGATTCTTCGACGTGAAAAAACCTGTGATCTGCCTGTTCCTGCTGATGTCGCTGGTGGGCTGCTCAGCTACGCGAACAGTTTACGTGCCAGCGCAATGCAAGCCGATTCCGGGAACGCTGACGCAGCCAGTGATAGCGCCACTTCCACCGGCACGCTGACGTATTGCCAGGCTGTTCTCTGGATTAAGCCGTTGCTGGCCGCTATTGAAAAAGCGAATAACCAACTGGCTGGCATACGTCAAATCGAGCAGGACCGAAAATGAGCCTTATCCCCTTGTGCGGATAAATTACTAAATATCCCCACGCGAGGATAAGACCATGAAGCATTAAGCGGATT
It encodes:
- a CDS encoding recombination protein NinG yields the protein MAKLPRRKCSVCKKWFHPTRDGQFVCSFECACRYGKVANDTAKAEAQREKKKVEKVERKRQAERRQAVKPLSYFIRQAQQAFNEFIRYRDRNLPCISCGRHHDGQYHAGHFRTTGANPELRFNEDNCHRQCAPCNNHLSGNLIAYRPALISKIGQARFDALMGPHELPKWKRDDYIRIRDEYRAKLKELKQEMTA
- a CDS encoding structural protein, translating into MTTSNVSRGIRNNNPGNIRWGDEWQGLVPKAQRTDKSFCQFTTSEYGVRAMIIILRNYQRKHGLNTVSGIIKRWAPPNENNTQSYINSVAQATGVSPDQRIDTSDSRFMMKLLQAIIKHENGSQPYGFDTFVRAVELASSK
- a CDS encoding DinI-like family protein, yielding MKVELTIDRTKELPKGALPALEKELLKRLNYQYEDCSLIIRRAGSDGLSVFGADKDDKKKIEKILQETWESADDWFY
- a CDS encoding site-specific DNA-methyltransferase, which produces MLRKTTINIHTDDVNLYQGDCLSMLSMMEDSSVDLIVTSPPYADQRKGTYGGISPDQYVDWFSPIAEQLLRVLKPSGSFVLNIKEKAVNGERHTYVLELILKMRELGWLWTEEYIWHKKNSFPGKWPNRFRDSWERCLHFTKSKKFSMYQEAVMVPMGDWKNERLKKLSARDVTRDESRVGSGFGKNISNWKGRDMAYPTNVLHMATECGNKSHSAAFPESLPEWFIRLFTAEGDVVLDPFAGSGTTLLVAERLARKTVGFELLEEHCLVAKERLGLKRKRLGGVISYSKKAE
- a CDS encoding phage holin, lambda family, with protein sequence MNDKNPEFWAAVLTGLKNAWPQILGASMAGLIAYGRLIYDGATRKNKWLEGVLCGALSLCITSALDVVGLPVSISPFVGGVIGFVGVDKLREIAISALKKKAGVNDDNQ
- a CDS encoding DUF1367 family protein — translated: MAHELQLIKQSSGILIPATPETSDILQSKIKLGAVLVAEFRQVRNPAFHRRFFALLNLGFEYWEPTGGAISSNERKLVNGYARFLASYGGNESALLDAAEQYLEQIASRRITNGISLCKSFDAYRAWVTVEAGHYDAIQLPDGTLRKHPRSIAFANMDETEFQDLYKSALDVLWRWILSRTFNSREEAENAAAQLMSFAG
- a CDS encoding DUF1133 family protein, whose translation is MNRTDIENYQKTSVLRADPECYWMKLASIPRRSYLGKYRRITPAQSRWVRSLLGLWGREFGGSDTAYLSGGGSMWAMILTGWTGEQQERITSVLAGLRKMGYSGDQLITQAKAIIWPKKSLSDLMGKASDEEEAEFMERMILKSFAKNSIVYEIGKDYYTWRKTINDMARWMQYHHAPFLTEKQCIDRVRWCIELFNSAVFFTLKDELGFENAKTCEKDLKTSFEDA
- a CDS encoding DNA cytosine methyltransferase; translated protein: MREIIVDNFAGGGGASTGIEMAIGRSVDIAINHDENAVAMHTTNHPDTLHYCESVYDVSPKVATAGRPVALAWFSPDCRHFSKAKGAKPVEKAIRGLAWVTLRWGLDVKPRVMKLENVEEFKTWGPLLAGEMRPDPERVGETFRAFVAMLTTGISPDHPALVECCEFLGIPLDSEDAARLVKGLGYVVEYRELRACDYGAPTIRKRFFMVIRCDGKPIVWPEPTHGDPKSPAVQAGKLMPWRTAAECIDWTIPAPSIFDRKKPLAVNTLKRIARGIQRFVIDSASPFIVKCNHTSTKTHYDCFRGQSLEEPLQTITKTHGYAVAVPHLTKFRTGATGQDVTQPVPTITAGTSRRPGGNGHALGIVEAALTPFLAGNGGSEYQAKPRPLDKPAHTILKQSRACLVAPVIARQFGASIGHRADEPSATITAGGGGHSQLVTPTLIQMGYGERPGQDPRVLQLEKPLGTVTAGGNKFAVASAFLAKHYGGNYTGPGVGLDEPVHSVTTVDHHAVVASHLVKLRGTCRDGQPTSEPMPTVTAGGLHVGEVKTTLAVEDYDEQRAQQTLAFLREYCGEECTGMVDIDGITYRIVDIGMRMLQPHELYRAQGFPDWYIIDQDYRGKRYAKDKQVARCGNAVPPPFAEALVRANLPELCQKKEIAA